A stretch of the Aminipila terrae genome encodes the following:
- a CDS encoding acyltransferase: MERKHSPERLINYDILRILAAYLIVMLHLSVQYINKAPASVEEYLLWQQGVKFGALSRVGVPIFVMLSGAFLLRPEKNISLETIFKKYLPKLIAIFLFWSFFYSLAEQGFFEHIIKYGFSHSWNAINWTKFWYYFAQGHYHMWYLYMLAGLYLITPLIKHITAQASKSQLIYFVVLCVLITSVTKLNEDLWHISILHMILDKLSLSFFLGYIGYFVAGYLLSIYTPGWRISAFLFILGVFSLRFTYQETWSLNPMFGFNEPNLIYFSNYSPTVFFMSFAVFLIAAKLGFIKLWKPLRPLADQLPKYMLAVYLVHPFIIDQCRRAAILLPAKSAWSLPQNAFIIFIISLIVSIILMQIYWLVIRIIQLVFRTARC; the protein is encoded by the coding sequence ATGGAAAGGAAACATTCACCTGAAAGACTTATTAATTACGACATTTTACGCATACTGGCAGCATACTTAATCGTTATGCTGCATCTTTCTGTACAATATATCAATAAAGCTCCTGCCTCTGTAGAAGAATATCTGCTATGGCAGCAGGGGGTGAAGTTTGGTGCCTTATCCAGAGTTGGTGTTCCAATATTCGTCATGCTTAGCGGTGCCTTTTTATTACGGCCAGAGAAGAATATTTCTCTGGAGACTATATTTAAAAAGTATCTGCCAAAACTGATTGCTATTTTTCTATTCTGGTCATTCTTTTATTCTCTGGCAGAGCAGGGTTTTTTTGAACATATAATAAAATATGGTTTCTCTCACAGCTGGAATGCTATAAACTGGACTAAATTCTGGTATTATTTTGCTCAGGGACATTATCATATGTGGTACCTGTATATGCTTGCAGGTCTTTATCTGATAACCCCACTGATAAAGCATATCACAGCACAGGCCTCTAAATCACAGCTGATTTATTTTGTAGTACTTTGCGTTTTAATTACCTCTGTAACAAAATTAAATGAGGATTTGTGGCATATTTCTATCCTTCATATGATTTTAGATAAATTATCGCTGTCCTTTTTCCTAGGATATATAGGATATTTTGTAGCTGGTTATCTTTTAAGCATCTATACTCCCGGCTGGCGTATTTCAGCTTTTTTATTCATACTGGGAGTATTTTCTTTAAGATTTACCTATCAGGAAACCTGGTCACTGAATCCCATGTTTGGGTTTAATGAACCAAACTTAATCTATTTCAGTAACTATTCACCCACAGTATTTTTTATGAGTTTCGCTGTATTTCTGATAGCAGCAAAACTTGGATTTATAAAGTTGTGGAAACCTCTCCGTCCACTGGCGGACCAGCTTCCCAAATACATGCTGGCAGTATATCTGGTTCATCCTTTTATCATTGATCAATGCCGCCGTGCAGCTATCCTGCTGCCTGCAAAATCTGCTTGGTCACTGCCCCAAAACGCCTTTATAATTTTTATCATCAGCCTGATTGTCAGTATAATTTTAATGCAGATTTACTGGCTTGTTATTCGAATTATTCAACTTGTTTTCCGCACTGCGAGGTGCTAA